A stretch of Mya arenaria isolate MELC-2E11 chromosome 14, ASM2691426v1 DNA encodes these proteins:
- the LOC128215918 gene encoding uncharacterized protein LOC128215918 → MCRKSSIVPDSSVTFDKSKYLCRNDVSVTDFGIVVLLKYAKTNQFGDNNVVIPLCKNDSSSLCPVKAFQNMCRLVPLAPSEPLFGTISVGEVIPLDASCVDRMFRRIMTQLPIAHAHEYTMHSFRRGGASFYFKCGVPGELIQLFGNWKSDCYLRYLRFSFSSMTDAARLVAFAS, encoded by the coding sequence ATGTGCAGGAAATCAAGCATAGTTCCTGATTCTAGTGTTACGTTTGATAAGTCTAAATACCTGTGTAGAAACGATGTGTCAGTGACAGATTTTGGCATTGTTGTTTTACTTAAGTATGCTAAAACTAATCAATTCGGGGACAACAACGTAGTCATTCCGTTGTGTAAAAATGACTCTTCTTCTTTATGTCCAGTAAAAGCGTTTCAAAACATGTGTAGGTTAGTTCCCTTGGCACCCTCAGAACCGTTGTTTGGTACAATTTCCGTTGGGGAGGTGATCCCGCTTGACGCGAGCTGCGTTGATCGTATGTTTCGACGTATTATGACGCAACTTCCGATTGCTCACGCTCATGAATACACCATGCACTCCTTCAGACGCGGAGGAGCTTCCTTCTATTTTAAATGCGGTGTGCCGGGGGAACTtattcaattgtttggtaaCTGGAAATCCGACTGTTACCTACGCTACCttagattttcattttctagCATGACTGACGCGGCACGGCTTGTCGCTTTTGCTTCCTAA
- the LOC128215919 gene encoding uncharacterized protein LOC128215919 yields the protein MANFNFQHPDKFDFQKQEQWEKWLKRFERFRLASGLGEKDEEVQVNTLIYSMGPEAEEIMSSFNLSNENSKKYDTVVEKLNQHFIPKKNVIFERAKFNQRSQMAGESVDSFITELYHLAENCELRDLHDSLIRDRIVVGIRDHKLSERLQLDPTLSLEKAVTEAKQRESVRAQQAVVRGEPSSTVEVVTRRQHKTQGHRNWKPEKTPVPSTPASRDCQRCGNTPGHPRNKCPAKDAKCRKCQKVGHFQKKCRSTVGAVNEASNTEHSDEDESFLSTVRDQRPRTRGK from the coding sequence atggcaaattttaaTTTCCAACATCCGGATAAATTTGACTTCCAAAAGCAGGAACAGTGGGAAAAGTGGTTAAAACGGTTTGAGAGATTTAGGCTTGCGTCAGGATTAGGAGAAAAAGACGAAGAAGTGCAAGTTAACACTTTAATTTATTCAATGGGACCAGAAGCAGAAGAAATTATGTCATCGTTCAATCTTTCGAATGAAAACAGCAAGAAATATGACACTGTAGTGGAAAAACTCAATCAGCATTTCATTCCAAAAAAGAACGTTATTTTCGAAAGAGCCAAATTCAATCAACGATCACAAATGGCTGGTGAAAGCGTGGACAGCTTCATCACAGAACTGTACCATTTGGCAGAAAATTGTGAGCTTAGGGACTTACATGATAGTTTAATTCGCGACAGGATTGTGGTCGGTATCCGAGACCACAAATTGTCCGAAAGACTACAGCTTGACCCAACACTGTCGCTAGAAAAGGCGGTGACTGAGGCCAAACAACGAGAGTCGGTTCGAGCCCAACAAGCGGTAGTAAGAGGCGAACCGTCATCTACAGTTGAGGTAGTAACAAGACGGCAACACAAGACTCAGGGGCACCGGAACTGGAAGCCAGAGAAAACACCGGTCCCATCTACGCCAGCAAGCAGGGATTGTCAGCGTTGTGGCAACACGCCGGGGCACCCTCGAAACAAGTGCCCGGCAAAAGATGCGAAGTGCCgtaaatgtcaaaaagtagGACACTTCCAAAAGAAATGCCGCTCAACCGTTGGAGCCGTGAACGAGGCTAGCAACACCGAGCATTCCGACGAAGACGAGTCCTTCCTTAGTACAGTACGGGATCAACGACCACGGACCCGTGGAAAGTGA